From a region of the Qipengyuania spongiae genome:
- a CDS encoding GntR family transcriptional regulator, producing the protein MSRPVPLAISIAPGDPRSLAGQIVDAIRRKVSEGDLAVGDRLPSVRGLAEQLAINPNTVAKAYAELVAGGWLQSQAGLGLFVAIQRDQLSDHERNRRLDAAVDRFVNEIVAIRCDPEEAASRIHDALHDLAPRQSA; encoded by the coding sequence ATGTCTCGACCCGTACCCTTGGCGATCTCGATAGCTCCCGGAGATCCCCGCTCCCTTGCCGGGCAGATCGTCGATGCGATCCGTCGCAAGGTCTCAGAGGGTGATCTCGCGGTCGGCGACAGGCTTCCCAGCGTTCGGGGACTGGCAGAACAGCTCGCCATCAATCCAAATACCGTCGCCAAGGCCTATGCCGAGCTGGTCGCCGGTGGATGGTTGCAGTCGCAAGCCGGGCTGGGACTCTTCGTGGCCATCCAGCGGGACCAGCTGAGCGACCACGAACGCAACCGCCGCCTCGATGCCGCGGTCGATCGATTCGTGAACGAGATCGTGGCGATCCGCTGCGATCCCGAGGAAGCGGCGTCGCGCATCCATGATGCGCTCCATGATCTCGCACCGCGGCAATCCGCGTGA
- a CDS encoding ArsR/SmtB family transcription factor: MSIHTDRLESLAIPGHHGYPLEMQKTDVTSKLSALAQPVRLDIVLTLASHREGLSAARLADETGALRTNAAVHLTVLRNAGLVSSQRAGRSITYRVDRDALRTLADFLAGAADKISEQP; encoded by the coding sequence ATGTCAATACATACTGACAGATTAGAAAGTCTTGCGATCCCAGGCCACCACGGCTATCCCCTCGAAATGCAAAAGACCGATGTCACCAGCAAGCTCTCCGCACTCGCCCAACCCGTGCGATTGGACATCGTCCTGACCCTCGCCAGCCATCGCGAAGGCCTGTCCGCCGCCCGGCTCGCAGACGAGACCGGTGCCTTGCGCACGAACGCTGCGGTTCATCTCACTGTGTTGCGCAATGCAGGCCTCGTGTCGTCCCAGCGAGCGGGGCGTTCCATAACCTACAGGGTCGATCGTGACGCTCTCCGCACCCTCGCCGACTTCCTCGCGGGAGCCGCCGACAAGATAAGCGAGCAGCCGTAA
- a CDS encoding 3'-5' exonuclease — MSDPMDIDTRQLRRVRLGVGETGFGDPDLPLRTAAVIDVETTGLDPASDKVIELAVRRFRYDTRGHIVEIGKSWCWREDPGVPLPDDIVRITGITDQDLLGRRIDDRVATDVIASADVVIAHNAAFDRPMVEQRLTRLPPMQWACSCREIDWAAAGFEGRSLGWLCAQAGWFYDAHRAEGDVDALIQLLRHERTDGWPLLYELDGSSSRDSFLIAAVGSAFSTKDALRMRGYRWDPKEQVWWREVFEGDLVIEEAWLANEVYAGGKGAKSIGPRITRRDAYSRYR, encoded by the coding sequence ATGTCTGATCCCATGGACATCGACACCCGGCAGCTTCGGCGTGTCAGGTTGGGCGTCGGCGAGACGGGCTTCGGTGATCCCGATCTCCCGTTGCGCACCGCTGCGGTGATTGACGTGGAGACCACCGGTCTTGATCCTGCGTCCGACAAGGTGATCGAACTGGCCGTCCGCCGGTTCAGGTACGATACCCGAGGTCACATCGTGGAGATCGGGAAGTCGTGGTGCTGGCGGGAGGATCCCGGCGTTCCGCTGCCCGACGACATCGTCCGCATCACCGGCATCACCGATCAGGACCTGCTCGGAAGGCGGATCGATGACCGTGTCGCAACTGACGTCATCGCTTCGGCTGATGTGGTCATCGCGCACAACGCTGCTTTCGATCGTCCCATGGTCGAGCAGCGTCTGACGCGCCTTCCGCCTATGCAGTGGGCATGTTCATGCCGTGAGATCGACTGGGCTGCGGCGGGTTTCGAAGGCCGTTCGCTCGGGTGGCTCTGCGCGCAGGCTGGCTGGTTCTACGACGCGCACCGGGCCGAGGGTGACGTGGACGCGTTGATCCAGCTTCTCAGGCATGAACGGACCGACGGATGGCCTCTCCTGTACGAACTCGATGGAAGTTCGTCTCGCGACAGTTTCCTGATCGCGGCCGTGGGGTCGGCCTTCTCGACCAAGGATGCCCTGAGGATGCGCGGCTACCGATGGGATCCGAAGGAGCAGGTCTGGTGGCGCGAGGTTTTCGAAGGCGATCTCGTGATCGAAGAGGCATGGCTGGCGAACGAGGTCTACGCGGGCGGGAAGGGCGCGAAGTCGATCGGGCCGCGGATCACGCGCCGCGATGCGTACAGCCGGTACCGCTGA
- a CDS encoding transposase: MLRSEEHLSGCRGAALMIDDYPKAKAPLADRGYDADRFSVALEQRGITPCPPSKTNRKGLIPHDLILYRRHHKVADMFGELKDWRRIHTRYDRGAHTFFSAIGIAATVIFWLLQ, translated from the coding sequence ATGCTGCGCAGCGAAGAGCACTTGAGCGGCTGCAGGGGCGCCGCATTGATGATCGATGATTACCCCAAGGCCAAGGCACCGCTCGCCGATCGGGGCTATGATGCCGACCGGTTCAGCGTCGCGTTGGAGCAGCGCGGCATCACCCCCTGCCCCCCCTCAAAGACCAACCGCAAGGGGCTAATCCCGCACGACCTCATCCTCTACCGTCGGCATCACAAGGTCGCGGACATGTTCGGCGAGCTAAAGGACTGGCGCCGCATCCACACCCGCTACGACCGTGGCGCTCACACTTTCTTTTCCGCCATCGGCATCGCCGCAACTGTCATCTTCTGGCTTCTGCAATAA
- a CDS encoding helix-turn-helix transcriptional regulator → MTIGPYLEFDAGEAGVNYDIGATGAVEMSIVSDCDAESIPRPMTVLKYVAEGAEIYSYGGRTYRVPANSFLVLPEGNCGSATIDRTLGPAVGMCIFLPRQGQFCGAADPALIEAPVVFPARSSRLGGVIASTHRRIFSASAIERPALSRNLLDYLDYGMEAFLGEATALMDQFDSVKRATRLEHLRRLNIARHYLHEITDRIVDLAELARWSGMSRFQLARLFTQAFGEPPATYHRSIRLDAARVRMREGAETCAEIAHSHGFADSAHFSRAYKTRFGESPSAARLQ, encoded by the coding sequence ATGACCATCGGCCCTTACCTCGAATTTGACGCAGGCGAAGCGGGCGTAAATTACGACATCGGCGCCACGGGTGCTGTCGAGATGTCCATCGTAAGCGACTGCGATGCTGAGAGTATACCGCGTCCGATGACGGTCCTGAAATACGTCGCCGAAGGTGCCGAGATTTACAGCTATGGTGGGCGTACCTATCGCGTTCCCGCCAACTCGTTTCTCGTTTTGCCCGAGGGCAACTGCGGGTCGGCGACGATCGATCGGACCCTGGGGCCAGCTGTTGGCATGTGCATCTTCCTGCCCAGGCAGGGGCAATTCTGCGGAGCGGCCGACCCCGCGCTTATCGAGGCCCCAGTGGTGTTCCCAGCGCGCTCTTCGCGCTTGGGAGGTGTGATCGCCTCTACGCACCGGAGGATCTTCTCGGCGTCGGCAATCGAACGGCCGGCACTTTCTCGAAACCTTCTCGACTATCTCGATTATGGGATGGAAGCGTTCCTCGGTGAAGCGACGGCCTTGATGGACCAGTTCGACTCCGTGAAGCGCGCAACCCGGCTGGAACATCTCCGCCGTCTCAATATTGCTCGCCATTATCTGCACGAGATAACCGATCGGATCGTGGACCTGGCCGAGCTTGCCCGATGGTCCGGCATGTCGCGCTTCCAACTCGCGCGCCTGTTCACACAGGCCTTCGGCGAACCTCCCGCGACCTACCACCGCTCAATCCGGCTCGATGCGGCTAGGGTTCGCATGCGTGAGGGCGCAGAGACATGCGCCGAGATCGCGCATTCCCATGGTTTCGCTGATAGCGCGCATTTCAGTCGGGCCTACAAGACCCGCTTCGGAGAGTCGCCATCTGCCGCTCGCTTACAGTGA